CTCCCGGTACATACGGTGTTCAATTCCTTAAAATTCCTTGAAAAAGAAGGCTTTATAGCCCTTTCAGAAGCTATGCATGAACCTTCAAAACTGCATATCACAGCCAATAACACCGAACTATACCGCTTTGAACTGGAAAACGCCAAATATGTTCGTCTTATCAAAACAATTTTACGAATGTATAGCGGACTGTTTAACGATTATGTTAAAATTGATGAAGACAGTATTGCACAAAAATCTTCCACGAAAACCGGGCAGGTTATTGCCATGCTTGATGAGTTGGAAAAAATGAATGTCATCTTGTATAAACCCCGCTCCGATAAACCGGAAATAACATTTGTATGTGAGCGCCTGCCGGATAAAAACATTCAGATTTCTGACCAAAACTATAAAATTCTTAAAGAAAATGCACTCAAGCGCTTAGAAGCTGTTACAGATTATTTGTCTGGTAATACCAAATGCAGAAGCCAGTTTTTGCTCAACTATTTTGGAGAAAAAAACAACAAGCGCTGTGGTATATGTGATGTCTGCCTGAAGCGCAACGAACTTGGCCTCACAGAACTTGAATTCGACAACATTGTCAATATGATTAAACCCCTGCTAAAAGATAATGGGTTGACAATTGACCAAATTAAAACAAAGCTGAAAAGTACCCAGGAAGATAAACTGATTGCCATTTTGCGATGGCTGACGGATAACGATAAAATTTCAGTCGACAAAGAAGGAATATATAAGTGGTATTGATTTTCATAAAAAATTATCATAATTGTATTGTACAATTTTTTATTTGCATTTCATCATATCACAAAAACAAATTTTAAATAAAAAAAAACATTTTTTTCTGATAGCTTTTTTAAGCACCCCACTGTTGTTCCTCAATTGTAAAAAAACATCCTGCCTTCAGATTTCAGGAATAAATACACAGGCATTTACAACTTCACTTGTTCTTATTATTCATGGAATATTAATGTTGGAATTTACGATTCTGATACGCTGACATACACCGGGAATGTGTATTATGAAAATGAAGGGGAAATATACATACATTACAGCAGCAATAAGAACCTCCGGCTGAATATTGATGAGGAAGGTTATTTGAAATTATTATGCGGTGCCGGAGCCGGCAGTTTTACATCCGAAAACACTGTAAGTTTAAACTATGCTACAAATTCATGCCCGGGAGGCGGGCTGGGCGGTGGAACAAATTATAAAGTGGACGGTACAAAACAATAGTTCAGAAAGTCTTAAGGTAAGTTATTACCGCACCTGAAATTAAGTTAAGTTTTTCGTAAACTTTGCCTGATTTCATTTTTCTCACTGAAAATTCAACGGTGCATTTTTCATCAAAATTCTGAGAAATAAACACTGCATTTTCATCCTTCAAAACCCGCATCACATCATTCATTTTTTCGTAATTGAACGTGATATGATAACTATCGTTAATGGTTTTTTCAATAATTTTACTTTTCTCCAGCACTTCTCTGGCAGTAGTTTTGTATGCATTTATAAGTCCACTGACACCAAGTTTTGTGCCTCCGAAGTATCTTACAACAACCACCAATACATTGGTTAAGTCTTTCGACTGTATTTGCCCAAAGATAGGCCTGCCTGCCGTTCCAGATGGTTCACCGTCATCGTTGAAACGAAAAATACTCTTATCAAAACCCAGGCGAAAAGCATAGCAATGATGGGTTGCATCGTAATATATTTTTTTAATTTTTCCCAGTGTCTGTTTCACAGCGATTTCATTTTCCACAGGCACCGCCAGTCCAATAAATCTGCTGCCTCTGTCACGGAAAACACTTTCGGCAGTTTCTTCTATGGTAAGATATACATCTTCAAAAAGCATAAAAAAACAGTTTAAAACAAAATCGGTAACACAGGTCAGTTATACGTTTTTTTTATCACCACAGGCGACCTTTACCTAAGATTACGCCTGAAGTTTATCTTTTGTAATGCCCCAAATAATAGTAAGCAATACCGCTTTATTTAATCACGATATTTTTCTTCGAAACATATTCATCAATTTTTTCAGATATCAGCCCGAAGATTTCTTCTATGGTTCCCATACCTTCAATGGACGACAGTTTGCCCTGCTCTTTATAATATTCCAGCAGCGGTTCTGTTTGTTCCCGGTAAACTTCGATACGTTTTTTTATGATCTCTGCGTTGTCATCGCCCCTGTTCGAGTGTTGGCTACGATACATGATACGGTTGAACAATTCCTCTTCAGCAACGTTAAGAAATATCACCATTGACACCGGGGCATTTTTTGTGTTCAGCATTTCATCAAGAGACACAGCCTGGTTCAGCGTACGGGGAAAACCGTCAAATATAAAACCATTGGTATTGACAACATTCGTTGTCCTTGATATTAACTGTTCCAGGATTATGCTGTCGGGCACAAGCAGCCCCTTGTTAATATAATCTTTAACAAGTTTTCCGATTTTTGTTTCGTTTTTCATTTCTTCCCGCATGATGTCACCGGTAGAAAGGTGGGTCAATTGGTATTTACTGATGATGTTTTCTGATTGTGTGCCTTTGCCGCTGCCCGGCGCACCGAATAAGATGATGTTTAGCATAGAAGTATTAAATTACAATTTTATAAATATCAGGGAGGTTTCTCCCCAGTCCGTTATAATCAAGTCCGAAACCTACAATGAAATCATTCGGGATATGTAAGCCGACATAATCAATAGGAAAATTTTTAATAAAAGCATCGGGCTTCAGTAATAATGATGCTATTCGGATACCTGCCGGCTGAAAGGTTTCTAATTTTTCAAGCAAGTGTTCCATGGTAAGTCCGGAATCAATAATATCCTCCAATATCACAACTTCCCGCCCTTTGATATCTTCATTAAATCCTATCAGTTGTTTAACCTGTTGGGTTGATGATGTTCCTGAATAAGAAGATAGCTTCACAAAAGTGATTTCGCAATTTATGTTAATTTTTTTCAACAGGTCGGCAGCAAACATAAAAGAGCCATTCAGTATCGCCATAAAAAGAGGCAATTTTTCTTTATAATCATTATTTATACGTGAAGCAACATCAGTGATTGCTTGTTGTATAGTATTATTGCTGACAAACAATGAAAAAGTTTTATCGTTTAATTTTACTGTGGTCATTTTATTTTTTGAAAAAGCTAAATTACAAATTAAAGTCAAAAAGCTGTCAAATTCATAAATATTTTATCTTTGTATAATAAATTTTCAGTTATGAAACCAATTGTAAGTATTATCATGGGCAGCACTTCTGATTTGCCCGTGATGGAAGCCGCAGCCAAATTTTTCGATGAGATGCAGATACCTTTTGAAATGAATGCATTATCGGCACACCGCACACCCGATGAGGTAGCTGATTTTGCAAAAAAAGCACAGGGGCGCGGCATAAAAGTCATCATTGCAGCAGCCGGCATGGCCGCACATTTGCCGGGAGTTATTGCATCCATGACACCTCTGCCCGTGATAGGCGTTCCCATAAAATCTTCCCTTGAAGGCCTTGACTCAATTTTAGCAATATTACAAATGCCCCCGGGCATTCCCGTAGCTACCGTGGCACTGAACGGAGCACAAAATGCTGCCATCCTTGCTTTGCAGATACTTTCCTTGAGTGACGAAAAACTTATGAGTAAAAACCTTACATTCAAAAAAAATCTGAAAACAAAAATTGTTAAAGCCAATGAGGAGCTTGGGAAAATAAATTACAACTACAAAGTGTGAAAACATGAAACACGGATATTTTTTTTTCCTTACACTGCTTCTGATATCTTTCACTTTAACCGCACAACATGACAACAGCCCCATTGGCAGTCGCTCGGCAGCCATGGGTAATGCTTCCGTAACACTTACCGACTTCTGGTCAGTTCACAACAACCAGGCCGCTATGGCATACTATGACCATATTGCAGCAGGGATATATTACGAAAACCGATTTATCACTAAAGAACTCGGGCTTAAATGTTTTTCATTATTAGTGCCTGTTAAAAAAGCTGGAGTTTTCGGGTTGAATGTATCAAACTTCGGATACCATTTGTATAATGAATCAAAAATTGGCCTCGCTTATGGTATGGCTTTCGGTGATAGAATTTCAGCCGGGGTGCAACTGGATTACATATATACGCATATTGCAGAAAATTATGGGAATAAAAGCAACATCACTTTCGAAGCGGGTATCCGTGCAAAAATCATTAAAAACTTAATCATTGCAGCACATATATATAACCCTATCATGGTCAAAATCTCATCGTACGACAATGAAAGGATACCACTGATATTTAAAATAGGGCTTTCATATACTTTTAGCGATAAAGCTGTACTGGCAGCCGAAGTGGAAAAAGATATCAATTATAAACCCATATTTAAAACCGGGTTGGAGTATCATATTGTAAAACCGGTTTATATCAGAATTGGTATTGCTACGAACCCTTTTATTTATTCCTTCGGAGCCGGTTTTGAATTTTATCATTTTAAACTGGATGTTTCAGCTTCACGGCATCCTGTACTGGGATTTACACCTCAGGCCTCGCTGGTTTACGACATACATTCGATATATTCGGAAAAGAAAAACAAGAAATAAAAAAGTGCCTAAAGTGAGCTGAAGTTTGAAGTACTTAAAATTATTTTACTTAGAAATTAATTAAGTTATTTTAAAAAAATATTACAAACAAAAATAAGTACAACAAATCATATACACAGAGTAATAAAAACAAAGATGAACCGCCTCTTTACCAACTTATGCTTGTGTTTTAGCGTAATTATTTTTTTATTTTCCAGTAAAGCGCTTTTAGCCCAGGAAATAGAGCCCGACAGTACAACAGATTTTCAGCAGCAACTCATTGAAAACTACAGTGAACAAATAGATGCAGAAATCGATTATAGTGATATGATTTCCGACATGGAATATTACCTCAAGCATCCGCTAAATATCAATAAAGCAAGTTTTGAAGAAATTTCCGCTTTGAAAATACTTAACGATATTCAAATAAAAAACCTGCTGGAACATATTCAAAAAAACGGCAAATTGCTTTCGGTTTATGAGCTTCAATCCATAGAAGGCTTTGATGTGGACATCATCAACCTGCTCCTTCCCTATATTAATCTGGGCATGGAAACTGAAAAATCTTCTTTTCGTTTTAAAGATATTTTTTTGTACGGTACCAATAATGTTTTTATGCGTTATCAGCGAATCATTGAAAAACAGAAAGGCTTTAAAAAAGTTCCTGACTCGTTATATGAATTAAGCCCCAACTCTTATTACCTTGGAAGCCCTGATAAATTATACCTAAAATACCGTTTTAACTATAATAATAAAGTAATGTGGGGTATTACTGCTGAAAAAGACGCCGGAGAGCAATTTTTCAAAGGGATAAACCGGTATGGTTATGATTTTTATTCCGGGTTTATCAATGTACAAAACATGGGGATAATAAAAAATATTATACTTGGTGATTTTAACATACAGTTTGGGCAGGGGCTTACACTTTGGTCGGGGCTTAGCTTCGGGAAATCCAGCGAAGCCATAAACATAAAAAAAATTGCCCGCGGCATCAGCCCGTATTCTTCTTCTTACGAAAGCGGCTTTATGAGGGGAACAGGATTTACACTGGGATACAAAGGATTTGAATTAACAGGTTTTTATTCCATTAAAAATATGGATGCAACCCTGAGTGCAAACGACACAACTGAAAACACTGACTATATAATTACATCTTTAAGTGAAGACGGATTGCACAATACCCCAAACCGTGCAGAAAAAAAAGGAGCATTAAACGAACAATTATTTGGCGGCCACCTGGCTTATAAAACCAAAGCATTGAATGTTGGCATCACAGCTTATGGTATTCACCTGAATATGCCCATTTCAACGGAACAAAAACCTTATAAAATCTTTGATTTCAATGGCCAGAATAATTTCAATATGGGCATAGATTACAGTTATATTTTCCGCAATTTTAACATTTTCGGAGAAACTTCCCGCAGTCAGAATGGCGGTTGGGCAACATTCAACGGACTGATGGCAAGCATAAACCGTTATATTTCTTTCGTGGTGTCGTACCGATATTATCAACGTAATTACCAATCCTTATATTCTTCGTCTTTTAGTGAAAGCGGCAATTCCTATAACGAAAGTGGTTTTTATGCGGGTATTTCCGTAAAACCTCATTACAAGATTCTCATTAACGCTTATGCAGATTTTTTTACGTTCCCATGGCTTAAATACAGGGTTAACAGCCCTTCAAACGGCTTCGACTGCAATATCAGCCTTCAGTATAAGCCCACAAAAAAAATCAACATCCAGTTTCGATATAAATTCGAACAAAAACAAATAAACAGCGATGATGAAGATGCGGTAATAAATTATAACGTACCTTACAGCAGGCAAAACATTCGTATGCATATTACTTATCCGGTTTCTGATGCTTTTACTTTAGCCAACAGGATTGAGATATCAAATTACAAATTCAACACTTCTGCACCTGAGTATGGATACCTGCTTTATCAGGACATAAAATACAGGCCACAAAAATTGCCGCTGGCTTTTTCTTTTCGTTTTACCTTATTTGACACAAAATCATACAACACCCGAATGTATGCTTTTGAAAATGACGTGCTGCATGCCTATTCCATACCTTCTTTTTATGACAAAGGAATACGTTATTACCTTATGCTGCAATACAGCCCGGGGAGACATTTTGATATCTGGCTGCGCTTTGCCCAAACATATTATGACAATAAAACCGTTATCAGTTCCGGGCTGAATGAGATTAATGGCAACAGGCAATCGGAAATAAAGGTACAGGTTAGATTTAAGTTTTGATACGAAATTATGACGACCATTGAAAAAGAAAAGAGAGTAGTATTTCTGATGATACGATTGTATTGCAGAAAGCAACATCACACCAGCGATCTTTGTGGAAAATGCCGTGAATTAGAAAACTACTCCTTTACACGCATTGATAAATGTCCGCACTTGCCGGATAAACCGAAATGCTCAAAATGTCAGACACACTGTTTCAGAAATAATAAACGTGAAGAAATCAGAAGAGTCATGCGCTATTCAGGGCCAAGAATGATCATTTATCATCCAGTGATCGCACTACAGCACATGCTTAGATAAATGTTTTATCAACTAAAAATTTATTCGGAACTTTGCCATACAAAAATGTATGCGGGTCAAAATTCTCTTATATTAATTTTATATCAGCCATGGCGCTCAGCAAAAATTTTCCGAAAGGTTTTACAGCGATAAAGAACATATTTTCGTCGCTCCATTCGCGAAACTACCGGCTTTATTTCGTGGGTCAGGGCGTTTCATTGATTGGGACATGGATGCAGAATATTGCATTAAGCTGGCTGGTATACAGGCTTTCGGGATCGGTGTTTCTTTTAGGTTTGGTGGGATTTACCGGTCAGATCCCCAGCTTTATTCTGTCACCTTTTACAGGAGTGATCAGCGACAGGTATAACCGGCTTAAAATTATGAAACTTGCCCAGGTATTTTTTATGCTTCACTCCCTGACCATGGCAGTTTTGGTCCTGACAAACACGATTCAGGTATGGCATATCGTAGCATTAAGTATAGTTTTTGGTATTATCAACGCTTTCGACACACCGGCCCGGCAATCGCTGGTCATCGACCTGATTGATGATCCCAAAGACCTGGGAAATGCCATAGCATTGAATTCAGCCATTTTCAACGCCGGACGTTTAATAGGCCCGGCAATTGCCGGTATCACCATTGCCGTTGTTGGTGAAGGAATCTGCTTTCTGTTGAATGCTTTGAGTTTTGTAGCAGTAATCGCGGCACTGATGCAGATCAAAATTCCGGCAAAACAACAATCCATCCATCCCGAAAAATTTAAGAAGAGTTTCTCGGAAGGTTTCCATTATACATTTAATTCCATGCCCATACGTACCTTAATTACCTTGCTGGCTGTTTTAAGCCTGATCGGCCTTCCTGTTGTGGTAATTTTACCAGCATACGCCAAAGAAATCCTTCTTGGAAATGCCGACACTCTCGGCTACCTGATGTCTGCCCTGGGCGCCGGTGCACTATGCGGTGCGCTGTATATGGCCTCACGAAGAACAGTGCTGGGGCTTGCCAAAATAATTTCCATCAGTATTGGAGTTTATGGCCTGTCATTGACCTTAGCATCTTTTTCGCAGGTAACCTATTTATCCATGATGATATTTTTCTTCACAGGGCTTACCATGGTTCTTTCATTATCGTCTATTAATACGATGTTACAGACCATTGCCGATGAAGATAAACGGGGCCGGGTGATGAGTTTTTATGCCATGGCGCTAATGGGAACCATGCCAATAGGCAACCTCCTGTCAGGAACGCTGGCCAGTGGGATTGGCATACCTTATACACTACTGATTTCCGGAACAATTACTATTTTATCCGGCGTGTGGCTTTGGTTCAACCTCAAAACGCTCAGGAAGTATGTGCGCCCTATATATATTAATAAAGGTATACTCCCGGGATTACCGCATGATATAAATTGATACGGGACAATTGCATTTTAAAAGGATTACGGCAAGGTCTGGTAATCTGTAATCATTTGTAACCCAAATCATTTAAGGCATATAATAAATGAGGCTTGTCTAATTCAAAAAATTCACTTAGTTTTGCACCAAATTTAAAACTATTATTATATGTTTAAAAATCATCCTAAGGGTTTATTGTCAGCTGCGTTGGCCAATATGGGAGAGCGTTTTGGTTTCTACACCATGATGGCCATCCTCGTGCTGTTTCTTCAGGCAAAATTCGGTCTTTCAGGCCCCAATGCCGGAATCATTTATTCCATTTTTTACTTTTCAATTTACATTCTTGCCTTTGTTGGCGGACTCATTGCTGATAAAACCAAGAATTTCAAAGGAACTATCCTTATTGGTTTAATAATGATGTCTGTCGGGTATTTTCTGATTGCTATTCCCACATCAACACCGGTTCCTGAAAATTCTTTTAACCTTTTGCTTGGGATGACCTGTGGCGGACTGTTTGTAATTGCCTTCGGTAACGGTTTATTCAAAGGCAACCTACAGGCTCTTGTCGGCCAGATGTATGACAATGAAAAATACAGTAAATTGCGTGACTCAGGGTTTTCCATTTTCTATATGTTTATCAATGTGGGTGCCATCTTTGCTCCACTTGCAGCAGTTGGTGTAAGAAACTGGTGGGTAACTTCTCATGGATTTGAATACAACTCCGCAATGCCAGAGTTGTGCCATGCGCACCTGAATAACACAATCAGCGTGGAAGGTATTACCAAACTTCAGGAATTCGCAGCACAATTTAATTATGCCGGGTCCGACATAACAACTTTCGCCAATAAATATCTTAATGTGTTTGCCACAGGTTTTCATTATGCTTTTGCAGTGGCAATCTGCGCTATGATTATTTCACTGATTATATACCTTGCCAATAAAAAGAAATTCCCGAATCCTAAAACCAAGGAAGAAGCTGCCAATGCCAATATTATAGAAATGGATATCAAAGAAGTCAGGCAACGCCTTTACGCATTATTTGCAGTTTTTGCGGTGGTTATTTTCTTCTGGTTTTCATTCCATCAAAATGGTTTGACGCTTACTTATTTTGCAAAAGATTATACAGATTTAAGCAAGATTAGTATTAACCTGGGATTCACCGAAATCAAAGGTGCAGAATTATTCCAGTCAATCAATCCATTTTTTGTTGTATTTCTGACACCGGTGATTTTAGCTGTTTTCGGCGCTTTACGAGCCAGAGGAAAAGAACCCTCAACACCTAAAAAGATTGCCATTGGGATGGGGATTGCTGCAAGTGCATATCTTTTAATGGCACTGGGCTCAATGGGAATTCCTACAAAAAGCGAGCTTACAGAAATGGGAGGATTACCCGATGCAGAGCGCATTACACCTCTCCTGCTATTAGGCACTTATTTTATTCTAACTGTGGCCGAACTATTTATTTCACCTTTGGGTATATCATTTGTTTCTAAAGTGGCTCCTCCAAAATATCAGGGCATGATGCAGGGCTTATGGCTCTGTGCTACTGCTATCGGAAATTCGTTGCTGTTTATTGGAGCTGTTTTGTACGACATTATACCGATTTCCGGCGTATGGACCGTTTTCATTGTGGCCTGCTGTATTTCAATGGGGACAATGTTTTTCATGCTCCGATGGCTGGAAAAGGTAGCCAAATAAAAAAAATAAAAAAAGAGGCCTTGAGCCTCTTTTTTTTTTATCTTTATTAAAAATTATCACCTATGAGAAGTTTATCATTAAACATAATAATTACATTCATTTCTCTTTCTGTTTTCGCACAATATCCTACAGGACACCGTACAATAACTTATCAGGACCCTGCACGCAGCGACCGTAACATTGAGACAGAAATATATTATCCGGCAGTTTCTGCAGGAAACAACACCGATGTTGCATCAGGACAGTTTCCCATTCTTGTTTTCGGACATGGATTTGTTATGTCGGTTTCTTCCTATGAAAACATCTGGACAGTTCTAACACCCCTGGGATATATCGTTGCCCTGCCCACCACAGAAGGCGGAGCCCCCAACCATTCCGAATTCGGCAAAGACCTTGCTTTTTTAATCAGCAAATTGCAGTCGGAAGGCTCCAATGCTTCTTCGCCTTTTTATCAGAAAGTCGGGACTACTTCAGCCATGATGGGGCATTCGATGGGAGGTGGCGTATCGTTTCTTGGCTGCGAAAACAACACCTTGCCAACAGTGATGGTAACTTTTGCCGCTGCCGTAACAAACCCTTCATCCACCACTGCTGCCGCCAATGTTACTATTCCCACTCTGGTAATTTCCGGCGCTGACGACTGTGTAGCACCGCCCGACGAACATCAACTGCTTATGTATAACGCACTTGCCAGTAGCTGTAAAGTATATATCAGTATCACTAACGGAGGCCACTGTAATTTTGCCAATTATAATTTAGCCTGCACTTTTGGCGAAGAAACCTGCAACCCGGGAGGTGTGGATATAACAAGAGAAGAACAACAGGCAATTACTATGAGTTTTTTGATTCCTTACCTTGACTTTTTCCTGAAAGGAGTGGAAGTCTCATGGTATGAATTTACGGATTCATTAACCAATTCCACAAAAATAACTCACATAAAAAATTGCGATATTGACCCCTCAGGAATTGCCGAAGCCAAAAATACAGAAGTAAATATTTATCCCAACCCCTCAACAGGCAATCTCAATATCTCACTTGCCGGAGATGAAAGGGCGTTCATTGAATTATCAGATATAACAGGAAGGGTAATTTTAAAAAGAGAAACTGACAGGCAAATAACCAAGCTTGATATCAGCACGTTAATACAAGGAGTGTATTTTGTGAAAGTTATTAACGCAAATGATTCTCATGTAACACGGCGCATTATTAAAATGTAGTGTTTTCATTTAGGATTCAAAATTGATATCAGGCGAAACGGCCTAATAACTTTTTATTGATTATTGTTATTAAAATTACCACAGCATTTAATGCCAAGAGCAGCAGTAATGTTTGGGGTATTCCCAGCAACGGAATGATAAAACTTGTGATTAATAAAGCCCCGGCTGCAGAACCCAAAAGTTCTATGCTGTACGAATTCCCTGCATTGATGGCATTGGGTTGGTTTTTAAGCCTTGTGGAAAGTACAAACTGAACACCTGTGATTAGAGCCAGCAGAAAAACGATAAGATAAAAAACAAATCTAACAAATAATGAAAGGTGTAAGACATAATTGAAAAGTACCCATACTATCAAAAGAAAAACCAATAAGATAATTTGCATTATAATAAAATGCATGAATCCGGCTTTAAGTTTTTTGGGGACAACAGAAGTGCCGGTAAACAAACCTGTCATAAATAATGTGATGATAATGCTCAATTCAGAATATACATAACCGCATAACGATTGAAAAGCGACAATAATAATCATTTCAACGGACGCTGATGTAAAACCGCTTGCAAGTAGATTGACATTAACGGGTTTCATGATAAATATCATGACAAGAAATATTATACTAACCAGCATTACAGGCAGCCACAGGCTTGCCTGATAAAAACTTAACCAGTGCTGAAGTCCGTAATAATATGTTATGGGTTTTAAATCATAATTAACAGGCGCGGAAGCGTTTATATCAGAAATAATCTTTTCTGATTTTTGTTTTATCAGGCTGTCATTCAGAAAATATTCGTTGACATAAACATTTTCAATATTCCTCTCCGTAATATTTTTTGCTATCTCTAAAGTCAAATTGCCATCGGAAGCAAGCATAAACAAACGGTTGCCAGAGATGATACTCACATTTTTAAAGACTTTCCGCAGGCTGTTGTAAACAGAAGAATTCAATTGAACAGATGACGGATTCATATAATTTTCCATCCCGGGTAAACTAAGACCGGCAACTGCATCCGTTTGCATACACCTTTTCAACTCCGAAAAAAATTCAAATGTGTAAAAACGGTTGCTTTGAGCATAAAGCGGGTCGGGAGTATTCAGAATGACAACATCATATTTTACTGGTGATTTTCTTATAAAAATGCGCGGGTCCTGAAAATACACATTTGAAAACAATATAGTGTCATGCGAAAAATATTTTTTTTCCATTTCAGCAATATCCCTGTTTATGTCAACAAAATCAATATGCAAGGGATGATATTTTTTTATTTCTTTTTCTGTATTATAAATATTTCCGGAAACCTGCAACACATACCTGGACTCAGGCCTTTGAATCATGATATAATGTACAGATTCTTCGGTTGCCATCTCATTATGGTCAGAATTGATAATCGTGCCATTCAGATACATATTGAACTGCTCCTGGCTCCCGGTAACCACAATTTTCCCAAATTCATTTTCACGGGTTTCTATTATTTTTTGCCCCGGATACAATTTTCCAAGAGCAATATTTTTGATATCGGTATTCATAAGAAAAACAACAAGTGCTAACAACATTAGTAAATGAACCCATAAATTCCTGTTTTTTTTCTTTAAAGTAATCATCGCTATAAAAAAGAAAGCATTTGATATAGCTATTATAGAAATAATCTGATAGGAGTCAAAAAAACGTATGAGCAAAAAGCTGAACAGAACTCCGCTGACAATACTCCCCAGAGATTCAACGGCATAAACAACAGCAATTTCGTTTCTTTGACGTGTCATTCGGGCAGCAAAT
The genomic region above belongs to Bacteroidales bacterium and contains:
- a CDS encoding helix-hairpin-helix domain-containing protein: MNRLFTNLCLCFSVIIFLFSSKALLAQEIEPDSTTDFQQQLIENYSEQIDAEIDYSDMISDMEYYLKHPLNINKASFEEISALKILNDIQIKNLLEHIQKNGKLLSVYELQSIEGFDVDIINLLLPYINLGMETEKSSFRFKDIFLYGTNNVFMRYQRIIEKQKGFKKVPDSLYELSPNSYYLGSPDKLYLKYRFNYNNKVMWGITAEKDAGEQFFKGINRYGYDFYSGFINVQNMGIIKNIILGDFNIQFGQGLTLWSGLSFGKSSEAINIKKIARGISPYSSSYESGFMRGTGFTLGYKGFELTGFYSIKNMDATLSANDTTENTDYIITSLSEDGLHNTPNRAEKKGALNEQLFGGHLAYKTKALNVGITAYGIHLNMPISTEQKPYKIFDFNGQNNFNMGIDYSYIFRNFNIFGETSRSQNGGWATFNGLMASINRYISFVVSYRYYQRNYQSLYSSSFSESGNSYNESGFYAGISVKPHYKILINAYADFFTFPWLKYRVNSPSNGFDCNISLQYKPTKKINIQFRYKFEQKQINSDDEDAVINYNVPYSRQNIRMHITYPVSDAFTLANRIEISNYKFNTSAPEYGYLLYQDIKYRPQKLPLAFSFRFTLFDTKSYNTRMYAFENDVLHAYSIPSFYDKGIRYYLMLQYSPGRHFDIWLRFAQTYYDNKTVISSGLNEINGNRQSEIKVQVRFKF
- the hpt gene encoding hypoxanthine phosphoribosyltransferase, yielding MTTVKLNDKTFSLFVSNNTIQQAITDVASRINNDYKEKLPLFMAILNGSFMFAADLLKKININCEITFVKLSSYSGTSSTQQVKQLIGFNEDIKGREVVILEDIIDSGLTMEHLLEKLETFQPAGIRIASLLLKPDAFIKNFPIDYVGLHIPNDFIVGFGLDYNGLGRNLPDIYKIVI
- a CDS encoding YigZ family protein; its protein translation is MLFEDVYLTIEETAESVFRDRGSRFIGLAVPVENEIAVKQTLGKIKKIYYDATHHCYAFRLGFDKSIFRFNDDGEPSGTAGRPIFGQIQSKDLTNVLVVVVRYFGGTKLGVSGLINAYKTTAREVLEKSKIIEKTINDSYHITFNYEKMNDVMRVLKDENAVFISQNFDEKCTVEFSVRKMKSGKVYEKLNLISGAVITYLKTF
- a CDS encoding nitrous oxide-stimulated promoter family protein, producing the protein MTTIEKEKRVVFLMIRLYCRKQHHTSDLCGKCRELENYSFTRIDKCPHLPDKPKCSKCQTHCFRNNKREEIRRVMRYSGPRMIIYHPVIALQHMLR
- a CDS encoding MFS transporter; translation: MPYKNVCGSKFSYINFISAMALSKNFPKGFTAIKNIFSSLHSRNYRLYFVGQGVSLIGTWMQNIALSWLVYRLSGSVFLLGLVGFTGQIPSFILSPFTGVISDRYNRLKIMKLAQVFFMLHSLTMAVLVLTNTIQVWHIVALSIVFGIINAFDTPARQSLVIDLIDDPKDLGNAIALNSAIFNAGRLIGPAIAGITIAVVGEGICFLLNALSFVAVIAALMQIKIPAKQQSIHPEKFKKSFSEGFHYTFNSMPIRTLITLLAVLSLIGLPVVVILPAYAKEILLGNADTLGYLMSALGAGALCGALYMASRRTVLGLAKIISISIGVYGLSLTLASFSQVTYLSMMIFFFTGLTMVLSLSSINTMLQTIADEDKRGRVMSFYAMALMGTMPIGNLLSGTLASGIGIPYTLLISGTITILSGVWLWFNLKTLRKYVRPIYINKGILPGLPHDIN
- a CDS encoding adenylate kinase — encoded protein: MLNIILFGAPGSGKGTQSENIISKYQLTHLSTGDIMREEMKNETKIGKLVKDYINKGLLVPDSIILEQLISRTTNVVNTNGFIFDGFPRTLNQAVSLDEMLNTKNAPVSMVIFLNVAEEELFNRIMYRSQHSNRGDDNAEIIKKRIEVYREQTEPLLEYYKEQGKLSSIEGMGTIEEIFGLISEKIDEYVSKKNIVIK
- the purE gene encoding 5-(carboxyamino)imidazole ribonucleotide mutase, with the translated sequence MKPIVSIIMGSTSDLPVMEAAAKFFDEMQIPFEMNALSAHRTPDEVADFAKKAQGRGIKVIIAAAGMAAHLPGVIASMTPLPVIGVPIKSSLEGLDSILAILQMPPGIPVATVALNGAQNAAILALQILSLSDEKLMSKNLTFKKNLKTKIVKANEELGKINYNYKV